One Salvia splendens isolate huo1 chromosome 22, SspV2, whole genome shotgun sequence DNA segment encodes these proteins:
- the LOC121787072 gene encoding peptidyl-prolyl cis-trans isomerase NIMA-interacting 4-like, which translates to MGKDSKSAGKGKGKSAGGSDDAGSKGKAKGGKSDGLGTCAYVKARHVLCEKQGKINEAYKKLQDGWLSNGDKVPPAEFAKIAAEYSECPSGKKGGDLGWFPRGKMAGPFQEVAFNTPVGVTSAPFKSTHGYHIILSEGRKN; encoded by the exons ATGGGGAAGGATTCCAAGTCAGCCGGAAAAGGCAAGGGAAAATCAGCTGGGGGCAGTGACGATGCTGGATCGAAGGGCAAAGCAAAAGGAGGGAAATCGGATGGTTTAGGAACTTGCGCATATGTTAAAG CTAGGCATGTCTTGTGTGAGAAGCAAGGAAAGATCAATGAAGCCTATAAGAAGCTACAGGATGGCTGGCTCAGTAACGGAGACAAAGTTCCACCAGCTGAGTTTGCTAAG ATAGCTGCAGAATATTCGGAATGCCCATCAGGGAAGAAAGGTGGGGATCTAGGATGGTTCCCACGTGGTAAGATGGCTGGTCCGTTTCAGGAGGTGGCGTTTAACACACCTGTAGGGGTGACCAGTGCACCATTTAAATCAAC GCATGGCTACCACATTATCTTGTCTGAAGGGAGGAAAAACTGA
- the LOC121787330 gene encoding uncharacterized protein LOC121787330, which yields MATPGRQNLPNNPPTISSIKHYYIPLLLLATSVFFQLVVLPRSFPPSHYDVLGIPKYSSVEEVTQAYEKITSRWNSSVTVPPEVDLVKVQYAYELLTNQLLKRDYDIFSIDEYIDVVDKVNEQHSGKHLSEIDLPLIEAASFDPVDQDLEVIKSENFSSIFEDDKPLLLQIISTVSKRSLEFSATWKRIVSLLDGVANTAVVELSDVKLAAYLAEKKSSGQPLFRNGLPTILGFPPGCKSSSCLYRYEDELSVDAVTNWLATSILNLPRIPYHSKESLVQNFLVKSKPHQVKVILISKTGERATPFIRQATRTYSPYATFAFAMWRQEESAFWWNMFGVESAPAIVFVKDPGVEPVVHEGHINSSTFIDLMEKNKYHVLPQLRSLTSMELGCDVNGHSRAGKDTKIWYCALVAGRPSPELSKMRQTMRKVQDKLTDTTGTVDQEPASAPAASALEQKRLTFAWLDGEAQNKYCFFNLHSEDSFETCGPRRSMVDAARLFIVRYERFPRDEKLDAKKQEHILHSWYQTESDPVSTLVAKYNGTSETSEIISWISRIISDGDSREIPPFRTKAPELVPEEADQSWTQNTKRLVPSGGNIKHLASSFKSRFTDHLGDPRIGPSLLLLALMSSGYIWLNKNRSAQTQTQTQSNDSQNECDQTKEEEKRKQEEEKRRRMRGKRGSVSNQLIPPSTTDFDPKNAEQVAFSDSDSE from the exons ATGGCAACTCCAGGCCGGCAAAACCTTCCCAACAATCCACCCACAATTTCTTCCATCAAACACTATTACATCCCTCTTCTACTCCTCGCCACCTCTGTTTTCTTCCAGCTCGTCGTCTTGCCTCGCAGTTTTCCCCCATCTCACTACGATG TTTTGGGGATTCCCAAGTATAGCTCCGTCGAAGAAGTCACTCAGGCCTACGAGAAGATCACCTCTAGATG GAACTCAAGTGTAACAGTTCCTCCAGAAGTCGATCTTGTCAAG GTTCAATATGCTTATGAGTTGCTAACAAATCAGTTGTTGAAGAGAGACTATGACATATTTAGCATTGATGAATACATT GATGTTGTTGACAAAGTCAACGAGCAGCATTCTGGGAAACATTTATCTGAAATTGACCTTCCACTTATAGAGGCCGCTTCCTTTG ATCCTGTCGATCAAGATCTGGAGGTCATCAAATCCGAGAACTTCTCATCCATATTTGAAGATGACAAGCCACTTCTGCTGCAG ATAATTTCTACTGTAAGCAAGCGCTCGTTGGAGTTTTCGGCTACTTGGAAGCGAATTG TCAGTTTACTGGACGGGGTTGCAAATACCGCAGTGGTTGAACTTAGTGATGTCAAGCTTGCTGCATATCTAGCTGAAAAAAAGTCCAGTGGTCAACCTTTGTTTAGAAATG GACTTCCAACAATTTTGGGTTTCCCACCCGGGTGTAAAAGTTCCAGCTGTCTTTATAG GTATGAGGATGAGCTCTCTGTTGATGCAGTAACAAATTGGTTGGCTACAAGCATCCTAAATTTACCTCGTATTCCTTATCATTCAAAGGAGTCACTG GTGCAAAATTTTCTGGTTAAGAGTAAACCTCATCAG GTTAAGGTGATTCTCATCTCAAAAACGGGTGAGCGTGCTACTCCATTCATTCGCCAGGCTACCAGAACTTACTCGCCATATGCCACCTTTGCCTTTGCTATGTGGAGACAAGAGGAATCCGCTTTCTGGTGGAATAT GTTTGGTGTGGAGTCCGCTCCCGCAATAGTATTTGTGAAAGATCCAGGAGTCGAACCTGTGGTGCATGAAG GACATATCAACAGTTCGACGTTTATAGATCTCATGGAGAAAAACAAATATCACG TGCTTCCCCAGTTGAGAAGCCTGACCTCGATGGAGTTAGGTTGTGACGTCAATGGCCATTCACGTGCTGGGAAAGATACCAAGATATGGTATTGTGCCCTTGTTGCTGGAAGGCCAAGCCCAGAACTCAGTAAAATGCGCCAA ACCATGCGCAAAGTACAAGATAAACTTACGGATACGACAGGCACAGTTGATCAAGAACCCGCATCTGCTCCAGCTGCGTCAGCACTTGAACAAAAACGACTAACATTTGCCTGGCTAGATGGGGAGGCCCAGAAT aaatattgtttcttcaatCTCCATTCTGAAGATAGCTTTGAGACGTGTGGGCCTAGACGCAGTATGGTGGATGCAGCTCGTTTGTTTATAGTGCGATACGAGAGGTTCCCTAGGGATGAGAAGCTAGACGCGAAGAAACAGGAGCACATCTTGCATTCTTGGTATCAGACTGAATCTGATCCGGTGTCAACACTGGTTGCCAAGTACAATGGCACAAGCGAAACTTCTGAG ATCATAAGCTGGATTTCTCGAATAATTTCTGATGGCGACTCCAGAGAGATCCCTCCTTTT AGAACAAAAGCTCCGGAGCTGGTTCCTGAGGAGGCCGATCAGAGCTGGACGCAGAACACCAAAAGGCTCGTCCCTTCAGGAGGCAACATCAAACACTTGGCCAGCAGCTTCAAATCCCGTTTCACTGATCACCTCGGTGATCCAAGAATcgggccatctctgcttctgcTAGCTTTGATGTCATCTGGCTACATTTGGCTAAATAAAAACCGATCagctcaaactcaaactcaaactcaatccaACGACAGCCAAAACGAGTGCGATCAAACAAAG GAAGAGGAGAAACGAAAGCAGGAAGAGGAGAAACGAAGGCGAATGAGAGGTAAAAGAGGGAGTGTATCCAACCAGCTTATCCCTCCGTCCACCACTGATTTTGATCCCAAAAATGCAGAGCAAGTAGCGTTCTCTGACTCTGATTCCGAATAG
- the LOC121786478 gene encoding NAC domain-containing protein 100-like, with translation MENSCGIVKTDELMELPPGFRFHPTDEELITHYLCRKAIDGSFSAVAIGEVDMNKVEPWELPWRAKLGENEWYFFCMRDKKYPTGLRTNRATAAGYWKATGKDTQIFRGKILIGMKKTLVFYRGRAPKGSKSDWVCHEYRLEGNFTVDKSTKNDWVISRVFQKASGGKKVHISGLVRMGSAAAALPPLMETESGHVHCFSNTDVVRAPINDDFSIPSSIPWGQLASVPDPAFLRHFLASYGRSLSQETALSGENSSGVSNLDAGKRPFEEQESAVEPQDLECIWGYSSLQI, from the exons ATGGAAAACAGTTGTGGTATTGTTAAAACTGATGAATTGATGGAACTCCCTCCCGGATTTCGATTCCATCCCACTGATGAAGAGCTGATCACTCATTATCTCTGCAGAAAGGCAATCGACGGAAGCTTTTCCGCCGTAGCTATCGGCGAGGTTGATATGAACAAGGTTGAGCCCTGGGAATTGCCTT GGAGAGCGAAATTGGGAGAAAATGAGTGGTATTTTTTCTGCATGAGGGACAAGAAATACCCGACCGGGCTGCGGACGAACAGAGCCACCGCCGCTGGCTACTGGAAGGCCACCGGAAAAGATACACAGATTTTTCGCGGGAAAATCCTCATCGGGATGAAGAAAACCCTAGTTTTCTACCGCGGGAGAGCTCCCAAGg gCAGCAAATCCGATTGGGTGTGCCACGAATACAGATTGGAAGGCAATTTCACTGTCGATAAATCAACCAAg AACGATTGGGTGATCAGCAGGGTGTTTCAAAAGGCAAGTGGAGGGAAAAAGGTACATATTTCCGGTCTGGTTAGGATGGGCTCTGCCGCCGCCGCGCTGCCGCCGCTGATGGAGACGGAATCTGGCCACGTGCACTGCTTCTCCAACACCGATGTTGTTCGTGCTCCGATCAACGATGATTTTTCAATTCCCTCCTCGATTCCGTGGGGGCAATTGGCCTCGGTGCCGGATCCGGCCTTTCTCCGGCATTTTCTCGCTAGCTATGGACGCAGCTTGTCGCAGGAGACTGCGTTGAGTGGTGAGAACTCCTCTGGCGTCTCGAATCTCGACGCCGGAAAGAGGCCGTTTGAGGAACAGGAGAGTGCAGTTGAGCCTCAGGATTTGGAATGCATTTGGGGTTACTCATCACTTCAGATTTAA
- the LOC121786479 gene encoding 2-hydroxy-palmitic acid dioxygenase MPO1-like, whose product MGMFDLEEQFTFYGAYHNNPINIALHTVFVWPILFTALLLLNFTPPLFSQSPILLLGQSFLVLNYGFLSTLIYALYYVSLDKKAGSLAAFMCFLCWAGSSFLGHRLGFALGWKVVLASQLLCWTGQFIGHGVFEKRAPALLDNLAQALLMAPFFVLLEALQYAFGYEPCPGFHARVQAKVDAEIRAWKESKNKKIS is encoded by the exons ATGGGCATGTTTGATTTGGAGGAGCAGTTTACTTTCTACGGAGCTTACCACAACAACCCCATCAACATTGCTCTGCACACGGTCTTTGTTTGGCCAATCCTCTTCACAGCTCTGCTTCTTTTGAATTTCACACCGCCTTTATTCTCTCAATCCCCAATTCTTTTGCTGGGCCAGAGTTTCTTGGTCCTCAATTACGGCTTCTTGTCCACTTTGATTTATGCTCTGTATTATGTGAGTTTGGACAAAAAAGCTGGCTCTTTGGCTGCTTTCATGTGTTTCCTGTGTTGGGCTGGAAGCAGTTTTCTCGGTCATCGCCTCGGCTTTGCTTTGGGTTGGAAG GTGGTTCTGGCATCTCAGCTACTCTGCTGGACGGGACAGTTCATAGGGCATGGCGTGTTTGAG AAGCGAGCGCCTGCACTGTTGGACAACCTCGCCCAAGCACTCCTCATGGCACCATTCTTTGTACTGCTAGAG GCTTTGCAGTATGCATTCGGTTACGAGCCTTGCCCGGGCTTTCACGCTAGAGTCCAGGCCAAAGTCGACGCCGAAATCAGGGCTTGGAAGGAatccaaaaataagaaaatttcttaa